One segment of Phragmites australis chromosome 13, lpPhrAust1.1, whole genome shotgun sequence DNA contains the following:
- the LOC133888255 gene encoding protein disulfide isomerase-like 5-2 has translation MATRALPPPVLFPLLLLLPLSVCAAAAGEEFPRDGRVIELDESNFEAALGAIDFLFVDFYAPWCGHCKSLAPELDEAAPVLAGLSEPIIVAKVNADKYRKLGSKYGVDGFPTLMLFIHGVPIEYTGSRKSDQLVRNLKKFVAPDVSILDSDSAIKNFVENAGTSFPIFLGFGVNGSLIAQFGGKYKKRAWFAVAKYFSEDSMVSYDFDKVPALVAIHPKYKEQSLFYGPFEGDFLEDFVRQSLLPSTVPINTETLQMLNDDERKVVLAILEDDSDDNSAQLVKVLRSAANANRDLVFGYVGVKQWEEFVETFDISKTSQLPKLLVWDRNEEYELVDGSERLEEGDQASQISQFLEGYRAGRTTKKKVSGPSFMGFLNSLVSMNSLYILIFVVALLAVMVYFAGQDDTPQPRRIHEE, from the exons ATGGCGACGAGAGCCCTTCCGCCGCCGGTGCTGTTtcccctcctcctgctgctcccGCTCTCCGTctgcgcggccgccgccggtgagGAGTTCCCGCGCGACGGGCGGGTGATAGAGCTGGACGAGAGCAACTTCGAGGCAGCGCTGGGCGCCATCGACTTCCTCTTCGTCGACTTCTACGCGCCCTGGTGCGGCCACTGCAAGAGCCTCGCCCCCGAG TTAGATGAAGCTGCACCAGTGTTGGCAGGGTTGAGTGAGCCCATCATAGTTGCCAAAGTAAACGCTGACAAGTACAGGAAACTTGGATCAAAATATGGTGTGGA TGGGTTCCCTACTCTGATGCTTTTTATTCACGGTGTCCCAATTGAATATACTGGTTCAAGGAAATCTGACCAGCTCGTCCGCAATCTTAAGAAGTTTGTTGCACCCGATGTCTCTATCCTTGACTCAGACTCTGCAATAAAGAACTTTGTTGAGAATGCTGGAACGAGCTTCCCCATATTCCTTGGTTTTGGGGTGAATGGGTCGTTGATTGCTCAATTTGGTGGGAAATACAAGAAGAGAGCATGGTTTGCTGTTGCAAAATATTTTTCTGAGGACAGCATGGTATCCTATGATTTTGATAAGGTCCCAGCACTAGTTGCAATCCATCCAAAGTACAAGGAACAAAGTTTATTCTATGGCCCATTTGAAG GCGATTTCTTGGAAGATTTTGTACGACAATCCCTGCTCCCTTCAACTGTCCCAATCAATACAGAGACACTCCAAATGTTGAATGATGATGAGAGGAAAGTTGTTCTTGCAATTTTGGAGGATGACTCGGATGATAATTCTGCACAGCTGGTAAAAGTTTTGAGGTCTGCTGCTAATGCAAACCGTGATTTGGTGTTTGGATATGTTGGAGTAAAGCAATGGGAGGAGTTTGTGGAGACTTTTGATATTTCCAAGACCTCACAGCTGCCAAAGCTACTGGTGTGGGATAGAAATGAGGAATATGAACTA GTGGATGGTTCAGAGAGATTAGAAGAAGGCGACCAAGCATCCCAAATAAGCCAATTCCTTGAGGGATACAGAGCaggaagaacaacaaagaagaaagtcAGCGGACCTTCTTTCATGGGTTTCCTGAACTCTCTTGTCAGCATGAACTCCCTGTACATCCTTATATTTGTTGTTGCTCTTCTTGCTGTTATGGTGTACTTCGCTGGGCAAGATGATACTCCTCAGCCAAGACGAATTCATGAAGAGTGA